From a single Silene latifolia isolate original U9 population chromosome 6, ASM4854445v1, whole genome shotgun sequence genomic region:
- the LOC141586148 gene encoding uncharacterized protein LOC141586148 — MEIVTLKIWHGGIFSKTPKLSYVGGEFKLYEKIRVDELYMFRIREMAEKCGNYSNIDGIYYLVPLLSMDKGLRRVYDDTDVLEMAKYLRLHGIIELFVLHRVDEPDVLNGVDGREISTELFQIEQNSTTYIRKKLSPKRTPYNSSAFEKNKVFDDGIGNRPESLLMWEDEESDCENELDDLVNEDVLDDDNEESEDTTLGSDSDTDDEEFRAAKESVNKWKENVRNIALQLQKEAEEGKKPMERKEANNGKGEDEVLTTGESEEDDILGRKRRGSGILVNEFTDLSKLEWKVGMRFENRTAFRECVIRYAVLQGRHITFRISDKNRQQRLGVRCKAGCPFRLYASWDSTGSFYVVKSVDGIHNCSRDMESNKQMKSTWLAEQFLEVFKGRPHWPASEIVETARRAYNVIISKSFAYKVKYFAHRNLHGSMKDHYNKVGRYMEAVKQLNPDSCFKLETDPPRNLGPPIFKRLFVCFDALSAGWLIGCRRVICLDGYFLKTFLGGMLLAAIGRDANDQMFPIAYAVVEGENNDSWNWFLLQLRQCLKETNDGNQWTFISDQQKGILNAVANVFGKAEHRKCARHVFANWHKTYKGDEFKGLFWRAARAYNEADYVDAMKEMESLNPFAALSFKAQNPKTFCRSFVSTNTRCDVIVNNMAETFNGYIINARSKHLVDMLEEIRTALMQRLVKKKAEIEKSESLLCPRIAARLEKEKQEMGNCNPVRSSDMEFQVIHKLDKLYVDLQEKTCTCRKWQLTGIPCCHAIACIYFKGLEVGPFVDECYLRVTNLKAYSKTIKPCVGERHWPMVDMEIDPPQIKIGPRRPTTKNRRKEPHENPKKPGRLTKHGTTLRCSVCRSEKHNKRKCPDKDNVVEPQPKKGIGRPRKA, encoded by the exons ATGGAAATAGTAACTTTAAAAATTTGGCATGGAGGGATATTTAGCAAGACTCCTAAGCTGTCATATGTAGGTGGTGAGTTTAAGCTTTATGAAAAAATCCGCGTCGATGAACTTTATATGTTTCGGATAAGGGAGATGGCTGAAAAATGTGGTAACTACTCAAATATAGATGGAATTTATTACCTAGTTCCGTTGTTATCAATGGATAAAGGGCTTAGGAGGGTTTACGATGATACAGACGTGTTGGAGATGGCTAAATACTTGAGATTGCATGGCATTATTGAATTGTTTGTGTTACATCGTGTTGATGAACCAGATGTGTTAAATGGTGTTGATGGGCGGGAAATATCAACGGAGCTGTTTCAAATTGAACAAAATTCGACAACCTATATTAGAAAGAAGCTTAGTCCTAAAAGAACCCCTTATAACTCAAGCGCATTTGAAAAAAACAAAGTCTTTGATGATGGGATTGGTAATAGACCAGAGAGTCTTTTAATGTGGGAAGATGAGGAGTCGGATTGTGAAAATGAGTTGGATGATCTAGTTAATGAGGATGTTTTagacgatgataatgaggaatcAGAAGATACAACATTAGGAAGTGACAGTGACACCGATGACGAAGAGTTTAGAGCTGCAAAAGAAAGTGTAAACAAGTGGAAAGAAAACGTCCGAAATATTGCATTGCAGTTACAAAAGGAGGCGGAAGAAGGGAAAAAACCTATGGAGAGAAAAGAAGCAAACAATGGTAAAGGTGAGGATGAGGTACTTACCACAGGTGAAAGTGAAGAAGATGACATTTTAGGAAGGAAAAGGAGAGGTAGTGGTATTCTGGTTAACGAGTTTACAGATTTGTCTAAACTTGAATGGAAAGTGGGAATGAGATTTGAGAACAGAACGGCGTTTAGGGAATGTGTGATTAGGTATGCTGTTTTGCAAGGTAGACATATAACCTTTAGGATTAGTGATAAAAATAGGCAACAACGATTAGGCGTGCGTTGTAAAGCGGGCTGTCCTTTTAGGTTGTATGCATCTTGGGATTCAACCGGATCTTTCTATGTTGTGAAATCTGTTGATGGGATACATAACTGTAGTAGGGACATGGAATCAAACAAGCAAATGAAGTCAACGTGGTTAGCTGAACAATTTCTCGAGGTTTTTAAGGGTAGACCTCATTGGCCAGCTTCTGAAATTGTGGAGACAGCAAGGAGAGCGTATAACGTAATAATCAGCAAGTCTTTTGCCTATAAGGTTAAATACTTTGCGCATAGAAATTTGCATGGATCTATGAAAGACCACTACAATAAGGTGGGGAGGTATATGGAAGCTGTTAAGCAACTAAATCCTGATAGTTGCTTCAAACTTGAGACTGATCCTCCGAGAAATTTAGGTCCCCCAATCTTTAAGCGACTATTTGTTTGCTTTGACGCTCTTTCTGCTGGATGGTTGATTGGCTGTAGGAGGGTTATATGTCTGGATGGTTATTTCCTAAAAACGTTCCTCGGAGGGATGTTGCTGGCTGCCATAGGTAGGGATGCAAATGACCAAATGTTTCCTATAGCATATGCAGTTGTTGAGGGCGAAAATAATGATTCTTGGAATTGGTTCTTACTACAGTTACGACAATGTTTGAAGGAGACAAATGACGGGAATCAATGGACATTCATTTCTGATCAGCAGAAG GGAATTTTGAACGCGGTGGCAAATGTTTTTGGTAAGGCGGAGCATAGAAAATGTGCAAGGCATGTCTTTGCTAATTGGCACAAGACTTACAAGGGCGATGAGTTTAAAGGATTATTTTGGAGGGCAGCTCGAGCATATAATGAGGCTGATTATGTTGATGCAATGAAAGAGATGGAAAGCCTTAATCCTTTTGCTGCTCTTTCTTTTAAGGCACAAAATCCCAAAACATTTTGCAGATCCTTCGTGAGCACTAATACAAGATGTGATGTGATTGTAAATAATATGGCAGAGACTTTTAACGGGTACATTATTAATGCAAGATCAAAGCATTTGGTAGATATGTTGGAGGAAATAAGGACTGCACTTATGCAGAGATTGGTGAAGAAAAAGGCAGAAATAGAGAAGAGCGAATCATTACTGTGTCCGAGAATAGCAGCacggttagagaaagagaaacaagaAATGGGAAACTGTAACCCCGTGCGCTCTAGTGATATGGAATTTCAAGTTATCCACAAGTTGGATAAATTATATGTGGATCTACAAGAGAAGACTTGTACTTGCAGAAAGTGGCAGCTAACAGGCATACCATGCTGTCATGCAATAGCATGCATATACTTCAAGGGGTTGGAAGTCGGGCCGTTTGTGGATGAATGCTATCTTAGGGTCACTAACTTAAAAGCATACTCTAAAACCATTAAACCTTGTGTGGGTGAGAGACATTGGCCAATGGTTGACATGGAAATTGATCCTCCTCAAATTAAAATTGGTCCCCGTCGACCTACTACGAAGAACAGAAGAAAAGAACCCCATGAAAACCCCAAGAAGCCAGGAAGATTGACAAAACACGGTACTACTCTCAGATGTAGTGTTTGTAGGTCTGAAAAACACAATAAGAGGAAGTGTCCGGACAAAGATAATGTGGTTGAACCTCAACCTAAGAAAGGTATTGGAAGGCCGAGGAAGGCCTAG
- the LOC141587440 gene encoding F-box/kelch-repeat protein At1g57790-like translates to MKHADDMNEETDMKMSTTTSISQLPADILQSIANCVHLFDYMNLRATCKTLRSTIPTAKWRFGCSFPLFMSIKNNKGICELRDPCQDITHTVNTPHSPSNIEFCKDGWLLLRTEGGTLQYFNPFTGDKGTYPSFDGAVLQASYAFSTCPDSSDCITVGITGYIETYISCFQASSKTWDSVCFADTVFTANYNSSPKYHNGAFYFIGLKGNLGVFEIVEGECSWKVYDCPLTEEASLSLNSCYLVELDGELVSVFIQQVGKKVQVFKFEISKECWVELTDLGDHVLFLSPASSFSESVKDSTMRNRIYLPRRIGNGIVYYSLKTRKYHTLGKDDPMDDLYGTWTQSFCCWI, encoded by the coding sequence ATGAAGCATGCAGACGATATGAACGAGGAGACGGACATGAAAATGTCGACGACAACTTCAATTTCCCAACTTCCTGCAGACATTCTGCAATCAATAGCAAACTGTGTCCATTTATTTGATTACATGAATCTACGCGCCACTTGCAAAACTCTTCGCTCTACGATCCCTACAGCCAAATGGCGATTTGGTTGTTCGTTTCCTTTGTTCATGTCCATCAAGAATAACAAAGGGATATGTGAGCTTCGGGATCCATGTCAAGATATTACTCATACAGTCAACACACCCCATTCACCTTCAAACATCGAGTTTTGCAAGGATGGATGGCTACTTCTTCGAACTGAGGGAGGCACATTGCAGTATTTTAATCCGTTCACTGGGGATAAAGGAACATACCCTTCTTTCGATGGGGCAGTTCTCCAAGCAAGCTATGCATTTTCTACATGTCCTGATTCTTCAGATTGCATAACCGTCGGAATTACAGGCTATATTGAGACATATATCAGTTGTTTTCAAGCTTCAAGTAAAACATGGGACAGTGTTTGCTTTGCGGACACGGTTTTTACAGCTAATTATAATTCTAGTCCTAAGTATCACAATGGGGCGTTTTATTTTATAGGGTTAAAAGGTAACCTCGGGGTTTTTGAAATAGTAGAAGGAGAATGTAGTTGGAAGGTTTACGATTGTCCGTTGACAGAAGAGGCAAGTTTATCACTAAACTCGTGTTATTTAGTCGAACTTGATGGCGAACTTGTATCTGTTTTTATTCAACAAGTTGGGAAGAAGGTTCAAGTGTTCAAGTTTGAAATTTCGAAGGAGTGTTGGGTTGAATTAACCGATTTGGGGGATCATGTTCTATTCCTTAGTCCTGCATCATCATTTTCAGAATCGGTAAAAGACAGCACAATGAGGAATAGAATTTATCTACCAAGACGTATAGGTAACGGAATTGTCTACTATTCACTTAAAACACGCAAATATCACACGTTGGGAAAAGACGATCCTATGGATGATTTATATGGCACGTGGACACAATCATTTTGCTGTTGGATATAA
- the LOC141586152 gene encoding uncharacterized protein LOC141586152, which produces MEETSKVRLVRCPKCEKLLPELPDYSVYQCGACGVFLRAKKKGNMEGSSKGFEKSEDCESSISNAVTEFDRNDYKNDISKREIMIQNVNVGETELDNRVLSSKVNKLEAHVENGNVVRKPSRIFEGGSSDIRERDRFGSRRGYFEEMRPSSSNYVGQTSSNYGLDSSYEREARRATRVEDVEPEREELLRKLEELQDQLSRVQTGNNNFHGKRPIEHRIAPLETYVESEDYFNDHPSTYSRIPRRGFAPNQQFSGEPFPLHQRSDMVTHGYHNPTHGQGYSPRYEDPYESQMSRRPPPQRVSNHHHYMNPEQDYFESNPYDTTRHHFSCSCYRCYDQQHQLPPQVPYNRERRGAFGSQGYNSKPVNMPTLGSSCEPKPPHKRWSSDPKFEKNGLVRPQRGFLAKGHRYRPVASGAPFVTCRNCFELLKLPKKAITKMSEWRMSCAACSSVISFAIVDEKLVSVDLSVKQTHTETPDNVNEELPELLKRDNGSYCSEDYANSGYDFQAMDRDPSFSSTCHSLSSIKSEETHSIHSVSATTSEDERLSADDLATSRSEQERVLTIKNALRDYSLKESLATEMEVPSNEYPNRSLSTVASDKSQEDDQVKVKKGDSFFAGILKKSFRSNQTVESVKKNVVVNGHLIPDRLIKKAEKLAGPVYSGQYWYDYRAGFWGAIGGPCLGIIPPLIEEFNYPMPDKCGAGNTGVFINGRELHQKDLELLSTRGLPASKDRSYIVDITGKVTDEDTGKEVVNLGKLAPTVEKVKHGFGMRAPKAVP; this is translated from the exons ATGGAGGAAACCTCAAAAGTGAGGTTAGTACGTTGTCCAAAATGTGAAAAACTTCTTCCTGAGCTCCCAGATTACTCTGTTTATCAGTGTGGTGCCTGTGGTGTTTTTCTCCGAG CAAAAAAGAAGGGAAATATGGAAGGTAGTAGTAAAGGGTTCGAAAAGTCAGAGGATTGTGAGAGTAGTATAAGTAATGCTGTAACTGAGTTTGATCGGAATGATTATAAGAATGATATCTCGAAACGAGAAATCATGATTCAAAATGTGAATGTAGGCGAAACTGAACTTGATAATAGGGTTTTAAGCTCTAAGGTCAATAAATTGGAAGCCCATGTCGAAAATGGCAATGTTGTGAGGAAACCTAGTCGGATTTTTGAGGGGGGTTCGAGTGATATAAGGGAGAGAGATCGGTTTGGGAGTAGACGCGGCtattttgaagaaatgaggccTTCGAGCTCAAACTATGTCGGTCAAACATCATCCAATTACGGTCTAGATTCTAGTTATGAAAGAGAAGCGCGTAGAGCTACTAGAGTTGAGGATGTCGAACCTGAACGAGAGGAGCTGTTACGGAAATTGGAGGAATTGCAGGATCAGCTGAGTAGAGTCCAGACTGGCAATAACAATTTCCATGGAAAACGTCCTATAGAACACAGGATCGCGCCTCTTGAAACTTATGTCGAATCAGAGGATTATTTTAATGATCATCCATCTACATATAGCAGGATCCCAAGACGGGGTTTTGCTCCTAATCAGCAGTTTTCTGGTGAGCCATTTCCGCTGCACCAGAGATCTGATATGGTTACTCACGGTTACCATAACCCGACCCACGGTCAAGGTTATTCTCCTAGATATGAAGATCCTTATGAATCTCAAATGTCGAGGAGACCTCCTCCACAAAGGGTCTCGAATCACCATCATTATATGAATCCTGAGCAAGACTACTTTGAGTCAAACCCATATGATACGACTCGTCATCACTTTTCTTGTTCATGTTATAGATGTTATGACCAACAACATCAACTTCCACCACAAGTCCCATACAACCGTGAACGTCGTGGTGCTTTTGGATCACAAGGGTATAATTCTAAGCCTGTTAATATGCCTACTTTAGGGAGTTCTTGTGAACCTAAGCCGCCTCATAAAAGATGGTCAAGTGACcctaaatttgaaaaaaatggtCTTGTTCGCCCTCAAAGGGGGTTCCTAGCTAAGGGACACCGATACCGTCCTGTAGCTAGTGGGGCTCCATTTGTAACATGTAGGAATTGCTTTGAGTTGTTAAAACTACCCAAAAAGGCGATTACCAAGATGAGCGAGTGGCGAATGTCGTGTGCTGCATGCTCTTCTGTGATCTCTTTCGCCATTGTCGATGAAAAACTTGTTTCTGTTGATTTATCTGTGAAACAAACACATACTGAAACTCCGGACAATGTTAATGAGGAACTCCCTGAACTTTTGAAGCGGGATAATGGTAGTTATTGCTCCGAAGATTATGCCAACTCGGGTTATGATTTTCAAGCTATGGATCGAGATCCTTCGTTCTCATCTACTTGTCATAGTTTAAGTTCTATAAAGTCTGAAGAAACACATAGCATTCACTCAGTTTCTGCTACTACTTCCGAGGATGAACGTTTATCAGCAGACGACTTGGCAACTAGTCGGTCTGAACAAGAGCGGGTTCTGACAATCAAGAACGCCTTGCGCGATTATTCTCTTAAGGAGTCATTGGCAACTGAAATGGAAGTACCGTCTAATGAGTATCCAAACAGAAGTTTATCAACTGTTGCATCTGATAAATCCCAAGAAGATGATCAGGTGAAAGTTAAGAAAGGAGATTCGTTCTTTGCAGGAATTTTGAAAAAGAGCTTCCGATCAAACCAGACCGTTGAAAGTGTAAAAAAGAATGTCGTGGTTAATGGGCATCTCATACCCGATAGATTGATCAAGAAGGCGGAAAAGCTGGCTGGTCCAGTATATTCCGGCCAATACTG GTATGACTACCGCGCTGGATTTTGGGGTGCGATTGGTGGGCCATGTCTCGGGATCATTCCT CCGTTGATTGAAGAGTTCAACTATCCAATGCCGGACAAATGTGGTGCTGGAAATACAGGTGTGTTTATAAATGGGAGAGAACTTCATCAGAAAGATTTAGAATTACTTTCAACCAGAGGACTTCCAGCTTCAAAAGATAGATCTTACATTGTCGACATCACTGGCAAAGTTACTGATGAAGACACCGGTAAAGAGGTTGTCAACCTCGGCAAACTTGCTCCGAC GGTTGAGAAGGTGAAACATGGGTTCGGGATGAGAGCACCGAAAGCAGTTCCTTAG